DNA sequence from the Camelus dromedarius isolate mCamDro1 chromosome 24, mCamDro1.pat, whole genome shotgun sequence genome:
ATTTATGTTGGGTTTATACCTGGAAggagaattgctgagtcatataattttattttatttatgtattgaattgaagtataatcgatttacaatgttgtgttagtttctagtgtacaggacagtgattcagatataaacatatatatatatatatactttttcatgttcttttccattctagtttattacaagatattgaatgttccctgtgctatgcagtaggactttgttgtttatctattttatatatagttatctgctaatcccaaattcctaattcacccctccctctgcttccctttcggtaaccataagtttgttttctatgcctctgaatctgtctctgttttgtaaataagttcatttgcatcatattttagattccacatttaagtgatatcatatgatatttatctttctctgacttacttcacttagtatgataatctctaggtccatccatgttgctgcaaatggcattatttcattcttttttatggctgaagactattccattacatacatatatatataaatcttctttctccatttatctgtcaatagacacttagtttgcttctatgtcttagctattataaacggtgctgctatgaacattggggtgtgtgtactttttctaattagttttctcccgatatatgcccaggagtcggATTGCAGGATtgtatgataactctatttttagtttttttaagaatatccatactattttccacagtggccgcaccaaactttgcattcccaccaaaacTGTAGGagttttccctttcctccacactatctccagcatttattatttgtggactttttgatgatggccatttggACCAATGTGAGGTAAttcctcactgtagttttgatttgcatttttctgataattagcaatattgagcatctcttcatgtgcctgttggccatctgtgtgtcttctttggagaaatgtctgtttaggtcctctgcccatttttttattggcttgttcagtttgttgttgttgttgctgttactgagttgtataagctgtttgtatattctggaaattaagcccttgtcagtcgcattgtttgcaaatattttctctcagtctgtaggttatcttttcctttggtttatgatttcctttgctgtacaaaagtttataagtttaattaggtctcacttgtttatttttgcttttacttctattgccttggtagactgacctaggagaacattgctgtgATTCATGTCAgaggatgttttgcctatgttctcttctaggagattaaTGGTGTCCtaccttatgtttaagtctttaagccatttatttttgtgtatggtgtgagggagtattcattgatttacatgcagctgtctagctatcccaacaccacttgctgaagagactgtcttttttccattgtatactcttgccttcTTTTTCAAAGATTGACTgtgtaagtttatttctgggctctcttttttgttctattgatctatgtctgtttttgcgccaataccatgctgttttgatgactataggttttatataaatttatttttaatcatttgagaAACTACCAGACTATCTTCCAAAGGGctacattattttatattcctatCAGTAATGCAGGatggctccaatttctccacatctttgccaacacttgttattatgaCTTTTTGGTtctaaccatcctagtgggtatgaagtggtctCTCagggctttgatttgcatttcccagaggactaatgacgttgagcatcttttcatgtgcttgttggccatttgtgtgtcttccttggaaaaatgtctatttatgcccattttaaacttaggttgtctttttattattgagtgtaagagtttttttatatattctagatagaagtcccttatcagatatatgatttgcaaatatttcctcccattctgtgggttgtttttttactttcttgatagtgtcctctGAAGCACAAAAGTTCTTCATTTTTacgaagtccaatttatctatttttaaaattttattgctcATGTTTTTGATGTTATACCTAAGAATCCTCTGCCAAATCCAAACTCATGAACAGCTACCCCTACATTTccttctaagggttttatagttttagttcttatgTTTTGgtcattgatccattttgagttgacttttcaAAATGATGTGagataagggtccaacttcagTCTTTACATCTGGCtattcagttgtcccagcactatttgttgaaaagactgtctctcATTGAATAATCTTGGCCTCCTTGGTAAACTCAGTTAACTATAGATGTATGgattatttctggactctcaatattgttccattaatctatataTGTTTATCCTTGTGCCAGTACAACACTGACTTGCTTACTGTTgttttgtaatatgttttgaaatcaggaagtgtgatttCTCTtgctttggtcttctttttcaGGAGATTCTAATTATTCTGAGTCTCCTGCAAACCCagtgaattttagaatcaccttATCAATTTCTACAAAGTCAGTTTAGGGTTTTGTGAGGGACTTAGctaaatctgtagatcagtttgaggaatattgttatattaacaatgttaagtcttccaatccatgaatatgggatgttttcccctttatttagattttctgtaatttctttcaacaatggtTTGTGGTTTTTAGAGTAtaagaaattaaaagggaaatgagaaaatactttgagattaatgaaaatgaagacatatcaaaACTTATGGAATACAGTTAAAGCAgtgtttagagggaaatttatagctactAATGTatatactaagaaagaaaaaatattttaaaataataacctaATCTCCCATTGTAagacagcagaaaaagaaagtcacttgtattcaacattgtactgaagattctagccagagcaattaattaagaaaatgaaataaaaggcatccagattgggaAGCAAGAAGTAAAGCTATCTGTATTTCCATCTGACAATCTGGTATCCTGAGGAATCCACCATTGGAACTAACAAGTGAGCTCAGCAAAGTTGCAGGGCACAAGATCTATACACAAaactcaattatatttttatacaattgCAATGAacaattgaaaatgaaattaagaaaacaattccaccCACAGCAGCATAGAAGAGTATATATGCTTTTCCAAAAACCCCTTACGTAAGATCTCCATTAGATCTCATATTTCAACAGTAGGATGCCAGGATCCCAACCCTAACAATATTGTAATATGAGAATACCTGTGCTTTCTGTTTGTATTAAAGTCACAGTCACTGCAAGAGGGTTAAATATGCTAAATTCCTTCAGTTAGAGGAATGTAGTTACTTCAGAGGCCAGTTGAGAATAAAGGGGGGATGGATGCCCATTTTAaacttaggttgtctttttattattgagtgtaagagttttttttatatattctagatatgtcTCCCCATCCAAATGCAGGGATGCCCTGTCTGACCTTCCCTGACAATCTGCGTCCACCTTGGAGCCCCCTCCCAAAATGGAGGGTGTTATTTCTTAGGGAGACCCGGGTAGGAGAAGGTAACTCCGGAGAAGCCGGCCCTGCTGCCAGGACAACAGCATACTCCAAGACAGGTGCAGAAGTACTTGCATggatttaaaatgatatttaaggACTGCGTTGGTATAAACATGAGTACAATCCATGCTGAgttcatcattattttttttttcttctttatttaacaGAAATTGACATTAAACACTTCCCAGGGGCCCTGTGAATGAAGCAGGGTCTGAGTGAGGTCACAGGAGTTGGGGCCTTGGCAGGGATGGGGGGGGTGAGGGGGGGTGGAGCTGAAGCCACGTGCTGCCCTTCATCTTTCCATCCCCTTTCTCCCTCGTCCCCCTTcccccctccatcctcctcctgctccctccatcctcctctcccctccttcccctcactccacccacccctctcctccctccccttcccctgcctcctacctccctctctccctccactcctccccctccctcccttggcCTCTCCCCTGCACGCTCTGCCCACGCCTGAGGGCAGGGAGTCATGGGCCGCCTCTCTGCCCGCGCTGCGCTGCGGGGGCTGCTGTGCGGCGTGCGGGCCCCAGGCCCCAAGCTGCTCGCGCGCCCCAGCTCGGGTGAGTTTGATCGCCCGGCGGCCACGCGTTGGGAGGGGCGGGCGGAGGCGCCGCCGGCCTTTGCTGGCGCACGTGCGGGCCCTGGGACTGGGGCCTGAGGCCTTGCGGCAAGAGGGCTAGAGCTGCACGCCCTTCGGCTTCCCGCCGGGCCCGGGCCCTGCGCGAACTACCCCCAAACTCCCTccaacccctcaccccacccccagccccgccgcGCTCACTGTCTCCCCGCCCCCGACCTCCCCGCTCACCTCCAAAGCTGGGCTCGGGTCAGGCAGGGCTTCAGGGCTCCTGAGCAGGAGAAAGCCAGAAAGGCCTGGTGGCTATAATGAGTGGGGATCCAAGGGAACCCAGGGCTACTGAGGGTGGTCACTCTCAGCTGATGAACACTCCTCCTGGAGCGTTTTTCCACCTGGCACATCCTTGCCTGGAgccctgcaagtttctgcagGGTCCTCCCGCCCTAGCTGTGAGCCCTCAGGCCCTTCCCGATCCGCAGCTGTCCTGTTGTTCTAAACGCTGGCAAAAGTGAACTGCCACTGTCTGAGGCACCAGCCAGCTGGCAGCAGGCCTGGCGAGGCAGCGGACCACAAGCACTGGGCTTTGAGGGAATGAAAGAAGGGGGCTTCCTCCAGCAGGCTTAATTGAAGGGATGTGGTGGGCACCTACTGCCTGCCTTCCAGGCCCCACACAGGCTATGGTTAATTTCCTCCTGGGGATAGGAAGGCAGCTGCACATGCCCCCCAGGGACACTGGCCCTCCTGGACCCTACTTCTCGTTTCTCCTCcagttctccttacttgctggaCATCCAGGGCCTGGGCTCCTCTCAAAACACTCTTGACCCTAGACCCAATGCCAAGGGTCATTGTAACTCTGGAAGTGGCTTGGGGCTCTCTGGCAATGTCTCcctgtggggaggaggaaggctggggCAGAGTTCAGCGTTGACCTTGGGTCTGAAAGTGTCCCACCTTGAAACACCACAGCCGCCTGGCCAGCGAAGGTGTGAGAGGAGGAGCCCTCTCAAGTCTCCCCACCTGCAGACAAGACCCCCCCTCTACCTTTCTCCTAAGTCCCCAGGTCACTTTGTCCCTGTGTCTGTGGCTAACCTGGTaggaaaactgcactccattctCATTGTCTCCCTGCCATTCCTTCACTTCAGACCCAGAAGTTGGGCACGGGGTCCCTCCTGATGTGGCAGGTTGGGGGTTCCAGCAGTGTGTGCTAGCACCTCGAAGGACAGGAGTGAAAATCAGGCCATGAGTTGTACTTTCTGGTGCAGCATCTCTGGCACTCTGGGTGGCCACTGAACTGGACTGTGCCTCCCCAACCCTCCAAGCTCGCTAAGATAGATGCCTTCTCAGGGGATACCACCTCCCTCATGGGCATTGTCTGCCACTGCCATGGAAGGACCCATTGCCCTGATTGTCACTGAGAACATGCCAGACAGCCCTGGCTGTGGGCACCACACCTCTCCCCTCCAGAGCTGCTCTGGTTGAGGCAGACATGCTGAAGCCCAAGGGACACCTGGGTCTTGGCAGGGGAACCAGGTCTGGAGGACCTGAGACGGTGTGGCTACAGCAACCCTGAACCCCCCTCTTCTAAAGGAGGACCCTCCTGGACCCGGGAGCGGACCCTGGTTGCGGTGAAGCCAGATGGGGTGCAGCGGCGCCTCGTCGGAGATGTGATCCAGCGCTTTGAGAGGAGGGGCTTCAAGCTGGTGGGGATGAAAATGCTGCAGGTACCAAGGCTTTCAGCCTGGCCTATGGGTGTCCCTGAAGGCACTGGGGTGGAGGGGCTTCTCATGGACCTCAGCCCTTCACATCTCAGCCCTGCATTGGGACAGTTGGTATCCTGGTGTTGGAAACagaaagggaggggtggggaggtgccaGCCCATGTAAGTGCCATCTGCAAAGGGCCATCTGGGTCAGGACAGCACAGTCACAGCCCCAGTGTCTGGGGGTTCGCTCTCCAGGGGCTCCTCTCACTCCTCCCCCAATGTACCCAGGCATCAGAGAGTGTCCTTGCTGAGCACTACCACGACCTGCAGAGGAAGCCCTTCTACCCTGCCCTCATCAGCTACATGAGCTCCGGCCCAGTGGTGGCCATGGtatggtggggcaggggtggtgcaAGGGGCAGAGGGCCCTGTACTGAGCCCAGAGCCGCTGAGCCCTTGATGACCCTCTCCCAGCTCTCTCACCCTCCTTTATCTTTGTGCTGCAGGTCTGGGAAGGCCCCAATGTGGTCTGCACTTCGAGGGCCATGATAGGACATACTAACTCAGCTGAGGCTGCCCCCGGCACCATTCGGGGAGACTTCAGCATCCACATCAGCAGGTACTGGGGCCCTGGTACACTCAGCACTTGGAGCTGAGGGCTAGCTCACTAGGGGTTGAGGAGGGCCCAGGTTTGGGGTGGCAGCCTGCTCCTAAGGCAGATCTATTGGGCCTGGGTCTCTTGCTGGGGGAAGGTAAAGCCAGAAGAGACTTTGATGGTGGGACATCACACCTAACGTTTCCTagtgcaatattttttaaatcctttcatGCACATAGGTGACGATAAAGGATTCCCTTTTTGTTGTGTTTGTGCTCTGCCATCACATCTGTTACCTCACTCGGTGTTGCCAGACACTCCAGGGGGCTGGCACGGGACGCATGGTCTGGGCTGGTCCTTGAGGTTGTGGGTAAGGAGCCGAGGCCAGGCTGGAATCCAGGTTTCCAGCTCCCCTATTCTTCCTTTCCACTTACACAATCACCTGACTTGCTCCCCTAGACAGTAGGGGATCAGCAGACTGTCCTGGAACCCCCAAGGTGCACACTGAAGAAGGTGCACACTGAAGTCTGTGCTCTACCTCTGCTGCCTTTCATTTGGGACAGGAATGTCATCCATGCCAGTGACTCTGTGGAGGGGGCCCAGAGGGAGATCCAGCTGTGGTTCGAGAGCAGTGAGCTGGTGGACTGGGCAGACGAAGGCCACCGCAGCAGCACCTACCCAGCCTGAACACTCAGGCTGGCCTTGGTCCCTTCAGCATCCACCCAGGACCAACTACCTCTGTCAACAAGAACTGAAGCTCACACCCATGCTCTGCCCATCCATCCTAGACCATCTCCCTGCCCACCTActgcctggccccagcccagagGGGTGGAGCCACTAACTTTATGTGCCTTTTAGTATCCTAAGCCAGCAAAAGATTGGATCAAATCCTTTTTGTACCAAAGTGCTACACAAGCTTTGGGGTGTCTCCAAAAGTTGGTAGTGtgacctcccttcccccaaagtgGGGACATTAAAATTCAGTGTGCTGTGCATGGGGGTGGAATGCTGTTTCTGAGATAGCAATGAGGCCTTTATGCAAAGTTGTAAGCAGTCTGAAAGTAAAAACGAAGCTTACCAAGTCAGTAACTTTGTTGAATGTATGAGACAGGCAGTGGTCCAGAGACCTCCAGCCTGAAATCTCGGGAATCCAAGCTGAACCCCAGTATTAGTGCTCTCCCTAGAGGAGGAGCCATAGGCAGGACTGGACGGTAGCAGGAAGGGGTAGGCAGGGGGCTATGGCCGCCACCAGGGCAGAAAGCCTGGTGACCATGGCCTCTCATGAGGTCAAGACTGACTGGAGCTGCCTGGGGTCCACCTTGACACTACACACATCATTCCTCACAGCTGGTTCTCAGGTGTGCCCCAGTCCCTTGTCCCAGGTACTGGGCAGCACATATCATTACCCCTCTGCAGGCTGACTTGGTCCTCACTCTTTGAAATTTTGGTGACCGATGTGCTGGTCCTGGAATTCACGGCTTCCGTTGCGACCTGTGCCTCCACATGAGGGCACGGATGAAATGTCCTGACTTTATCATCCAAGAAAGGGTCATTGTTGGGAGCTGACCCTGGGGCTGGCCATGCTACGGAAAGGCCTTTCTAGTTTTCAGTGGTTTTTCTGGGCTCtagtctccttccttcttctcctttgtCACATTTATGCAACAGGGAAGGGTGGTGTCCTATAGGTCAGGGCCTTTAAATCCTGGCCCTGCCCTACCAAGTGTACCAAGTGCACAGCCGGGCCCACGGTGGTGAGGGAAGCCGAGGGGCCCTCCGCCAGCCTTTGAGCCCCGCCTTAGCCTGAGAACCAAGTGTCCGCTTGTGTCCAGTTAGGTCTAATCCCCAGCACTGACGCTCAATCTTGTGAAAAGGACTTCGGGAGGGCTCTGAGTCCCAGCTCCAGGCCTCCGCCACAGGAACCGGCCCACCGCGCTGCGCCTGCGCCCGCTGCGGCTCCGGGTCGGACTTCCAGTCCCAGCGGGCCGCGCGGCTGCGGTGGGCGTGGTATCCTGGGAGGAGCGCGGGGGACGGGACGTCCCGGAAGGGGCCGGAGGGCGGGGCGTCCTGGGAGGAGCCGGGATCCTTGGGGGCGGGGCGTCCTGAGCGGGGGCGGGGCTTCCTGGGAAGAGCGAGGTTCGCGGAGACTGGGTGACCAAGGCCCGAGTCGGAGGAGGAGGAGCGCGCGCGCCCGCAGAGTGCCGACTGTCCTGGAGGACAAGGTTGGAGTCCTGATCCGGGCGGGTCCCTGATATTCCCGCCATCCCAGCCCGCACCGAGCGCCATGGCCCAGCCACCGCCCGACGTCAGAGAGGACGACTGTCTCCCGGAGTACCACCACCTCTTCTGTCCGGACTTGCTTCAGTGAGGGCCGCCAAAGGGGCGCCTGCGGGAGCGGGGCGCTGGCCGCCCCGGAGAGCGGAGGGGAGTGGGGACGCACGGGGTGCAGGCGGCACCGGGACTGTGGTTTTACTGGGATGTGTGAGGACCCCATGCTTGGCGACCAGACTGTCCAGATGTACAGGTGGCCTCAGAGATGCAAGTTCTGGTGTTCTGATCTTTGGACTGCTGCTAGCATGTTCTGTTTGTCTTGGCAGGTGGTGGTGGGTATTCAGTGGTAATTCTGGAAGGTGGGAGTGAGGGGCTGTTCCTCGAGTACTGGGTTCACCTACTGGTGGGTGTccagccaaaagacacaaccaagcctAAGACTGgaagaaggatttattacttgcagcaagtaaagAGAACAGcggggatctttcccaaagcagtgtctctccCAACAGtaaaattggggaagttttaagctaatgTGCATATTAGTGAAGTGGCTTGGGCGGTGGACAGAGTGGAAGCTTTAGTTGACTGAAGTCATGCAGCTCAGAAAAGGTCATCCCTTAGTTTCCAGTTGATCTGGTGGTAGAATGCTTTAGGCTAACCTTATCTTTGAAACAGAACTGGGAATTTTCACAGCATATATATATCTTTGATATGTTAGTTCtcatttgtttctgcattcttctGAGACCTGTTTAAAAACAAGCATTGTGGtgtagatcacaaaatggcttaggccaaaaatggcttctcttacaTCAAGAAAGtcatgcctggttctctttctcctggGACCCCCTACCCTATCTGCTTACCAGGCAGCTGGAGGAAGGCATGTATGTTCTGAAAAcatttcttaattaattaataactTTCTAAATAGATTTTtaggttaaaataatttttcccaaaGACCTGGAAAGCCTAGGAATGCAAGCTTCAAAAAGCAGCGTGTCTCAAATTGGATAGACATGCCCAGTGCAGTGGGTCAAAGTTCTCCAAgagcctcctcctgccctgcccccattCAACAggggcctctgttttcttctctcagGGACAAGGTGGCCTTCATTACAGGTGGTGGCTCTGGAATCGGGTTCCGGATTGCTGAGATTTTCATGCGGTGAGCACTGCTCTGTGTACTTTGTGCCCCGCTTTTGCACCCCCACACGCACCCTTGCATGGACCCTGCTGGACCTTGGGATCCTGGGCAAAATGCCAGTGGGTGATGGGAACCCCTCTAGGCTCTGGGCCATCAGAGAGCATCTGAAAGGAGTCAAGTGCTGTCCTGAGGGAGGCAGGACTCCAGTGTCTCCTAGAGGTTAGTCTAGACTGTGGCTCTGGCCTCAGCACCCCCATTTGCACAAAGGGAGGGTTTAAAAGGTTGAGGTAACTACTGCAGGGCCCCCAGGGCCTTGCTGAGCCAGGGTTAGGGCGGGCCCTGCAGTAGTTGGACCCTGGCACTGTGCTGAATACAGTGTCTGTCTCCTGGGACACAAGTTCTGTGGCCTCAGGCCTAGGTCAACACTTTGTCACCCTCACTTAGGATAGGCCCAGAGTTAggccggggttgggggaggtgaaGCCAGTTTCCTCTGGGACCCTGCTTTTCAGAGAAGTGGTCCTACTGAACGAGATGTGGGGATTTGTCCATTCATTCCGGGTAAACTCGTTTTCTGAGCTGGAAGCTATGTTGCTTCTCTGAGCAGAGAGTGGCCAGCTGTACTGGGTGGGGGTTTGAGGATTAGGTGGGATTAGCTTAGCAGGTGGTTGCTGCTACTGTTACTGAGTTTGAGGCTGAGTTTGTCTGGAGGTGAGGCAGGAGAAGTACCTTGACCTCAGAATGGGCTCTCTGTCCTTTACTACAACTTAATGGCAGTTCGGTGGGACGGGGCATGGTGCCAAGCCAGGTGGACTCAGCAGGACTCAAACAGAGCCTGGGCCCCATGTCTGAGGCTCACAGTAGCTTTGGTGCCGTGCACATGGTATTTGGGGCAGGGCCCACATCCCTGTGTGGCTGGGATCCTCGTTCCAGAGAGACCCAGTGGTCTCTGGGTGCCTGGTGCCTACCTGAGGTCCCACCACCATTGCTCAGCCCCACTAAAGTCCCTGTGTCCTCTACCAGCTGTGCCTTCAGTCCTGGGCTCCTGTTTCAGCCCGAGAGccccttgggggaggggggctttgCTTAGAGTGCCAGGCATGAACCCACCTGGGTGTGTCCCTCACACCTGCTCTTTGGCTTTCCAGGCATGGATGCTACACAGTCATCGCCAGCAGAAGTCTTCCAAGAGT
Encoded proteins:
- the NME4 gene encoding nucleoside diphosphate kinase, mitochondrial isoform X1 is translated as MGRLSARAALRGLLCGVRAPGPKLLARPSSGGPSWTRERTLVAVKPDGVQRRLVGDVIQRFERRGFKLVGMKMLQASESVLAEHYHDLQRKPFYPALISYMSSGPVVAMVWEGPNVVCTSRAMIGHTNSAEAAPGTIRGDFSIHISRNVIHASDSVEGAQREIQLWFESSELVDWADEGHRSSTYPA
- the NME4 gene encoding nucleoside diphosphate kinase, mitochondrial isoform X2, encoding MGRLSARAALRGLLCGVRAPGPKLLARPSSGGPSWTRERTLVAVKPDGVQRRLVGDVIQRFERRGFKLVGMKMLQVWEGPNVVCTSRAMIGHTNSAEAAPGTIRGDFSIHISRNVIHASDSVEGAQREIQLWFESSELVDWADEGHRSSTYPA